A section of the Fibrobacter sp. genome encodes:
- a CDS encoding transporter substrate-binding domain-containing protein: MEKKGPFKHLTFLLVFLFIPFMFSLPEGAESRTVRVGIYKNPPKVEMGKDNKPQGIFIDIIEHIAKIEGWKLIYIEGNWDDGLRRLLNDSIDIMPDMGYSDPRSLLFDFNKITVLPSWVQVYTKKGLEIERVSDLDGKTVSVLENSIQQELLLQISKRFDISINQILSSDYKMCIEKVKSGDADAVIVDRFYGYLKEKEHSIVPSPVVLNPNSLLFASTKGRNNDLLCTIDKHLADLLNDPHSIYYRSLANWLSEKPQTFIPAFLLWSFIIISGLLVVTFTMSLLLKWQVRKRTELLDNKNRELSIALQELRKARDSAIKRERLHVLGQLASGIAHDFNNVLVPIVGYSEILLSNTRDTEEDNDLREKLTLINKAAMSGAEIVKRMQEFYHTARNSDIKTRINLNEIIHDVVKLAEPKLKGPGVNTQIKVSLSLEDDIETFGIKSDIHEMILNLVLNAADAMPKGGHLEIIAGKDGEKVFLIVKDNGTGMNKEVKENCLQPFFTTKGAKGTGIGLAMVSSTVENHNGSIEIESSPGTGTSFRITFPSSNGIITEDTNPKETDTVSSDSTC, translated from the coding sequence ATGGAAAAAAAAGGTCCCTTCAAACACCTCACCTTTCTGTTGGTTTTCCTCTTTATCCCTTTTATGTTCTCTTTGCCGGAAGGTGCAGAAAGCCGCACTGTCCGGGTAGGGATATATAAAAACCCACCCAAAGTGGAAATGGGAAAAGACAACAAGCCACAAGGCATTTTCATCGACATAATAGAACACATTGCGAAAATTGAAGGATGGAAGCTCATCTATATCGAAGGCAACTGGGATGATGGATTGAGGAGATTGCTGAACGACAGCATCGATATTATGCCCGATATGGGATATTCAGACCCAAGAAGCTTGCTCTTTGATTTTAACAAAATCACAGTTCTTCCCTCATGGGTACAGGTTTACACAAAAAAAGGTCTTGAAATCGAGAGGGTATCGGATCTTGACGGTAAAACTGTTTCTGTTCTGGAAAACTCCATCCAGCAGGAATTGCTTTTACAAATCAGTAAACGATTCGACATATCAATAAACCAGATTCTCTCTTCTGATTACAAAATGTGCATCGAGAAAGTAAAATCCGGTGATGCGGATGCTGTGATTGTCGACAGGTTTTATGGTTATCTTAAGGAAAAAGAACACTCTATTGTGCCTTCTCCTGTTGTCCTGAACCCTAACTCTCTCCTTTTCGCCTCAACTAAAGGCCGGAACAATGATCTTCTGTGCACCATTGACAAACACCTCGCAGACCTTTTGAACGATCCTCACTCCATCTATTATCGCAGCCTGGCAAACTGGCTCAGTGAAAAACCCCAGACATTCATTCCCGCCTTTTTACTCTGGAGTTTCATAATCATCTCCGGTTTGCTTGTTGTCACCTTTACCATGAGCCTTCTGCTTAAATGGCAGGTCAGGAAACGAACTGAACTGCTCGATAATAAAAACAGAGAACTGTCAATTGCATTGCAGGAACTTCGAAAAGCCCGTGATTCCGCAATTAAAAGAGAGAGACTTCATGTACTTGGTCAATTAGCAAGCGGCATTGCTCATGATTTCAATAATGTACTGGTCCCGATTGTCGGCTATTCAGAAATCCTGCTCTCGAACACCAGGGATACTGAAGAGGATAATGACCTCAGGGAAAAACTAACCCTGATCAATAAAGCGGCTATGAGCGGTGCTGAAATAGTGAAAAGGATGCAGGAATTTTATCATACCGCAAGGAACTCGGATATAAAAACCCGTATCAATTTAAACGAGATCATCCATGATGTTGTAAAGCTTGCTGAACCGAAACTCAAAGGACCCGGTGTCAACACACAAATAAAAGTCTCTCTCTCTCTTGAAGATGACATCGAGACATTCGGAATCAAGTCCGATATTCATGAAATGATTCTCAATCTCGTGCTTAATGCCGCAGACGCAATGCCAAAAGGCGGACACCTTGAGATTATCGCCGGAAAAGATGGTGAAAAGGTTTTTCTCATTGTGAAAGACAATGGTACAGGAATGAACAAAGAGGTAAAAGAAAACTGTCTCCAGCCTTTTTTCACCACAAAGGGAGCCAAAGGAACAGGAATTGGACTGGCTATGGTCAGCAGTACAGTGGAAAATCACAACGGATCTATAGAAATAGAGAGTTCCCCCGGAACAGGAACCAGTTTCAGAATCACCTTTCCGTCTTCAAACGGAATAATAACGGAAGATACTAACCCAAAGGAAACCGATACGGTTAGTTCAGATTCGACCTGTTAA